The Christiangramia flava JLT2011 region GGCAAAAATGATGAATTGCAGGAGGTTTTGCTGGCGAGGCAGGAACACTGCAATATTGGCGCCGTCCTGCATCACCCAGACAGCCCAGAGCGTTCCGCTAACGATCCATTGAACGGCGGTCCAGACATTGCTAGCATTGCGGCTTTTAAAATATTTCCTGATGATATTATAGGAAAAATACCAGACGGCAAAAGACAGGATGAATGCCAGTACGTAACCCGATAAGCTTTTCCCGATCACCGATGTGATCCCGGAAGTATCAGCGCTAAATACACTTAAGATGAGGAAAGTAGTAGAAACTGGCATTCTTAAACGAGTAAGGATGAGCAGCACCAATGGGGCGATGATCTGAAAGAAACTGAACCGCTCCGGATGTGGATAATCTGAAGTCCCGTCAGGATTCAACAAACGCTGATAGGTTACATCCCCATCAAAATACACCCAGCTGAATGCCACCGTTGCTACGAAAATGCTTCCCACAAAAAGCCATAAGATCCACCATTTCTTGGCTTTATTACTTTCAATAAAAGTCCCGAGAGACTGAATACTGTCATTGGCTACGGTTGCGTAAGCCGCGAAGAAAAAGCCCAGCCACATGGCCCCACGCGGGTAACCGGTCATGATTCCTGCGAGAATGATTCCCACGATCACGATGGAAAGGAATGTTTTTTCTTTTACCAGGACGTCAAGGAGGTTCAGGTAGGGTCGGTCGCGGTTAATCCGCCTGAATTTTTTGGCCATGTATTTTAGCTATACAGTTAGGCGACTAAAATATACTTTTTCCCGCTTTTCACCATAATTTAAAAAATGGACAGGACGCGAGATAGTCGAAAATTGCCCAAAAAAGCCTAATTTAGGGCAAATTACCACTACATGAATTTCAGGCTTTCGATAGTTTGTTTTTTTATTTTTTCGGTGGTGTTCGCCCAGCAACCGGAAGAAAGAACCAGGCATTTTCATGATTCCATAGGTTTTGCCAAACACGCCTGGCAAATGGATAGTGTCTACGCCAGAATCGCTTCCGAAGATAAGATGCCCAACCACGAAATCTACAAAGCGGTGATCAACCCCCACGATGATTACACCTATGCCGGTGGTTTATATGCCAGGACGCTTTCCGGCATCCAGGCGTCAACCGTCATCCTGGTGGGCGTTGCACACAGAGCGAAAAATTACGACCTGGCAGACCAACTGATTTTTGGCGATTTTGATAATTGGGAAGCGCCCTACGGAAAAGTAAAAATTTCAGCCCTAAGGGAGAAGATCCTGAAAAACCTGGATCCAGAAGTCTATATCGTCCATGATTCGATGATGCAACTCGAGCATTCCCTGGAAGCCATAGTGCCGTTTCTTCAGAAAAAAGACAAGAATGTGGAAATCATTCCCGTTTTGGTACCCTACATGAAATTCAGCGATATGCAGCAATTTTCCGAAGAACTCGCCAGGGCGACGAAGGAAGTATTAATAACAGAGCAGCTGGAGTTTGGCCAGGATGTCGCCATCGTCATTTCCAACGACGCGATACATTACGGTAGTGAAGATTGGGGCGGCAGTGACCTGGCGCCTTTTGGGACCGACAGTATTGGCAATGCCAGGGCCCACCAGAAAGATGAAAAGATTATTGAAGAAACCCTAAAAGGAACACTTTCCGAAGAAAAAATTAAGCAGTTCAACCAGTACACGGTTGATGGAAATAATTATAAACAGTACGATTGGACCTGGTGCGGAAGGTACTCGGTCCCGTTTGGTTTATTATTTGCTAATAAACTGAACATGATGCTAAACCACCAGAACCTGAATGGCAGCCTGATTGGCTACCGTTCCAGCCTTTACAATGAACATATCCCGGTCACCGATCTAGGGATGGGAACCACCGCTCCCGCAAAACCAACACATTGGGTCGCTTATCTCGGAATGAGCTACCAGTAAACCTGCACTATGAAAAAACTACATATTCTACTTCTATTTTCCATCCTTCTGATTTCCTGCGACGATAACAGTCGTGGGGATTATGATTTGCTCATCACCAACGCGAATATCGTGGATGTGAAGAACAACCAGGTCATCAGGAACCAGATGATCGGGATCAAAGATGATACGATCGCTTACACCGGCCCCATGAGCGGTCGCGACAATTATGACTCTTCGGAAACGCTGGACGCACAGGGTAAATTCCTCATTCCTGGGTTGTGGGACATGCACGTTCATTTCCGCGGCGGAGAGCAACTTGCAAAAGAAAACAAGGATTTCCTAAAATTGTTCCTTTCCTACGGAATCACTACCGTTCGGGATGCCGGTGGAGATATTACACCACAGCTCCTGAGCTGGAAAAAAAATATTGAAAGCGGAAAACTGGAAGGCCCCAGAATTTTCACCTCCGGGCCGAAACTGGATGGGAAAGATCCTGCCTGGGAAGGTTCGATTTCAGTAGTCAGCGACCAGGATGTTCAGCAAGCTCTGGATTCGCTTCAGGATATGAAGGTAGATTTCGTAAAGATCTACGACGGAAGTATCACTCCTGAAAATTTTTACAAGATCATCCAGGAGGCTGAAAAACGCGGAATGAAAACCACAGGTCATATGCCGATGGATGCCAATTTCCTTACCGCAGTAGATTACGGTCTCGACGGGAGTGAACATATGTATTATATCATCAAAGCCTGCTCCCCGAAAGCTGACAGCCTGAGCAATCTTGGCCTGGGCTACGGAATGATGAACGACCTGGTAGATTCTTATGATGAGAACCTGGCCAATATGGTCTTTTCGAAACTGAAGGTTCAGAAAACCAGTATTACTCCTACCCTTCATATAGGCAAAGTACTTTCCGGGCTGGCCGATACCGATCATGGACAGGACAGTACCCTGGAACATATTGGCAGAGGCATCAGGAAGACATACCAGCGCAGGATAGATGCCGCAAAACAGGCAAAAGCCTCTGGCAATACCATGCGAAGCAAAGTCCAGGAACTCAGTGAAAAAATGATCGTCCCCATGTTCAATTCCGGAGTAAATATCGTCGCGGGATCAGACTGCGGCGCTTACAACTCCTTCGTGTATCCCGGCCAATCCCTGCACGCTGAATTAAAAGCCCTGGTTGATGCAGGTCTTACACCTGCCCAGGCTCTGCAAACTTCAGTCATCAACGGACCGAAATTCTTCGGTTTGGAAAAAGATTACGGCGCTATCGAAAAAGGAAAAATTGGAGATATCCTGATCCTGAATAAGAATCCGCTGGAAGATATTGAAAATACCAGTAGTATCATTTACGTGATCAAAAACGGAGAAACGATGAAACCTCGTGACCTGGCAGACTAGAAACGAAAAAAACCTTCAGTTTTTCTGAAGGTTTTTTGATGCTGTAAACTTCTAATTTCAGAGTTAGAAATCGAATTTATAGGTGGCTCCGGCAAGCACCTGCACTCCCTGAACATCATAATCCATCCATTTCTGATAATTATTGTTCAACAGGTTACTTCCCTTAAGAAATGCTGACAGGCGGTCGTTGAAGCGATAGCCCAGATGAGCATTCACATCAAAATAGCTGTCTAAGGTCACAGTCATTGGCGCCGAAGCGTCATTCACACTACTATACTGGTCCATTCGCTCGCCCACATAGAATAGATTGGCACCGGTATACCATTTATCAGTGATCTGATAATCGGCATTCAGGCTGGCCTTCATATTTGGCAAATTCCAGGCTTCGACCTGCTCATCAGTAGAATAATCAAAGAATTCCCCGCTTAGACCTAAACGGAAATCATTGTTTACATCCACGTTGATTTCGGCAAAAAATGACAGGGTTTTCACATCGTCATACACCACTCCAAAGCTGTTGCCATAAGTATAATCTTCCGCCGCAAGCGAAGAAGCATCATAATTTCTTCGGAAAAGTGGCTTATTGAATTCTGAATTATAGCTGGCTCTCAGGTTGTAGGAGAATGCGTTGCTCAGCTTCCCTTTACCGCCCAAATATCCGTTGTATTCATTATCAGTAGGCATGATATCCAGCGTTGGTGACACATATGGGTTTTCCTGAAACAGGTCGTAATAGCTGTTCTGGTTCAGCCCACCTTCCAGACCGGCATAAGCGGTGAAATAATCGCCAGCGAGTCGGTAACTCGCGGTAACCGCTGGATACAGGTAAAAGCTGTTATCGCTATTTTTCGTGTCCATTCCGTATACAAAAGAAACTCCCAGATTGATGCTCAAATCATCGCGTAAAATCAGTAAACTGGGAGTCGCAGAAAAATTCAGATAGGTATATTCATCACCGGGACTGGTAAAATACCCATCCTCAAAACTTCCGTTCAGGATATCGGCTCCGAGATCGATCGAGATCAGCTCTTCTGCAATTTCCAGCTCCAGATCAGTATTAGCTGTAAAACGCAGTTCGGAAGTAGCGTAGCTATCGCCGGTATAACGCAATTTCGCATCTGCCGATTTAAAGAAGGAGTCATACAAATCTATTTCGCCGCCTAAATAGGCTGAAAAAAGACTGTGGCCGGGATCGATCGCCAGTAATTGTGATTCGCTTAAACCGTTGTTTTCGGGAAGCCCATACCAGTTAAAAAGCTGGTGTTCGCCGCCAACTTCGGTCATCCACGAATAATCGCGATCCCGCATATTGTAACTCAAATTGAGCTCGGTATCATAGAATTTATTTTCGAGTTCCACGCCGTCAATGCCGCCCTGAGATGAATTGTGGTTCATGAATATCCCAAAATTGCTGCCGCGATCTATCTCGAGATTCGAGTAGAATTCGGCCAGGACATTCGAATAATTTCCGAAGCCAAGCGTGGCATAATTATCATACACTTTTGGTGGATGTTCGCGTTCAACGACCGTGGCACGTCCCTTTGCCGGAGTAAAAGTCGAAGCCACAGGCACCGAAAATATGGAATATTTCACCGGTTTTTTCTGAAGCGTGACCGAGTCACTGCGAGTAGGAGTTTCACGAATCTTGTTCGCATCTTTTACTGATGGCGTATACGGTTTGACCACTGTTACGGTCTCGCTGCCTATTGGATCCTGCGCGTAAAGAACTCCGCCGCAGATAGAAATGAATAGTAGGAGACTTTTCCTGATTGCTTTTGATCGCATATAGCTAAGAATCTAGTTGAGATTAAGTTTAGTTATTTGTTTCTACGGAAGAATTGGTCTTCGCTTCCTGGGTTTTGATTCGGGCCTGTTCTGCTTTCGCTTCGGCTACCACTTCCGGGTATTTCTGGAAGTTCTTGATCACGTTATCCAAAATATAAGTGGCCTGGTATGCGTCATCGAGCGCATAGAAATTCTTGGCCATCAGGACCAGTCCTTTCGCTCCCCAGAGCTTATAACCTGAAAAATCTTTTGCCAGGATCTGAACTGCTGCATTGGAAGCTTCATAATTGCGGTCCTTATTTTTGAAATAAGCATCGTAATACAGTGCTTCTGCCGCCAGTTCCCCTTTGGCCGTTTTCTGAACTTCCTTATAAGCCGAACGTGCCTTGCTTTCATTACCCGACTGGATTGCCGCTCTTGCCACCATCACCCGCGCATCATTTTTAGCCGCTTCTTCGGAAGCAGGGTTACTCAATACCTTCTCGGCATATTGATTGGCTTTCGCAAAATTGCCGGTTTCGTAATACGATTTCATCAAATTTGATTGAGCAAAAACCACATTTTGATCATTATCGGCCTGCTTTTCAAGTTTTTCCAGCAATGGCAAGGCTTCAGCATAATTCTTCTTCTCTAGGTATATTTCTGAAAGTCTGGCCAGCGACTGCTCACTGAACTCATTTTTCGGTTTGGTGGTCACATATTTATAATGTGGAATTGATTTATCCACTTTTCCGTCGCGGTAATACAACTGCGCCAGGTAGAAATTGGCATTAATGGAATGTATTCCATTCGGGAAATCCCGTACATATTTTTCAAAATTCGAAATTGCCTGCGCCGTATTGTCGTTCAAATATTGATTTTCCGCAGCCTCGTAAGTCGTGTTATCCAGGTCGGCATCGCTCACTTCCACAAAATCGATATTTCGAACCCAGCTTGCATACTCATCGGTACGACCAAGATCCACGTACACATTTCTCGCGGTGGAAACTGCCTGCTTGGCTTCCGGAGTATTTGGATATTCAGCTACTACTTTTCTTAAACGTTCCAAGGCTTTATTTCCCTCGTTCCCGTTATAATAGATCAATCCCTGTCTCAACATGGCCTTTGGTACCAAAGCACTTTCCGGCACATCGCGAATCAACCTGTTATAAGCCTGGATCGCCTGGGAAGTATTATTGTTCGCCACATAGGTGTTTCCCAGTTCGAACATCGCATCATCACGGTAAGAAGATCTTGGGTAGCGGTTTAGGAAGCTGTTCAGCTCTTCGATTTTGGTATCGTTCCTGCCCACAAATCCGTAGCTGATCGCCTTCTGAAAGGCTGCATAATCACCATTCGTCACCCCGTTGTCGATCGCCCTTTGGTAAGTTTCCATCGCCGGCCAGTACTGGCTGTTCACAAAATAGGTATCTCCCAAACGCAATAGTGCATCATTCTTTTTAGAGCCCTGAGCCTCTGCGCTGGAAGAATAAGATTTGAAATAATCAATGGCTTTTGCGTAATCATTCTTTTTGAAATACGCGTAACCAATATTGTAATCGAGGTCTTTATATTCATCGGTTCCTTTAGCAGCAGTCATTCCACGGAATTCCCGGTAGCCAAGGATCGCATCCTCCATACGGTTTACGTTGTATTCGCTTTCCGCCTTCCAGAAAGTTGCTTTGGCAGTAATTACCTGGTCCCGAGGTTCGCTCAAGGCCTTGTCAAAATTCTTGATCGCATCGTAATAATTTCCCTGCTCGTATAATTCCAGTCCGTAATAATAAGCCACTTTCTGGTAAGCTTGTTTATCGCTGAAATTTCGGTTATTCTCCAGTAACCTCATCGCCTCTTCATAATTCTTGGAAGTGATGAAAGAATCGATTAATAAACTCTCCATTTCCTGGCGATGTTCAGATTCAGGATACTTATTGATATAGGTCATCAAAACCTGCGACGGACTCTCGTACGAGTTCCCGATCTCATAACTCAGCTTGGCATAATTCAGCAAAGCATCCTGTTGAATTTTCACATCAAATTCCATTTCGCTGGCATTTTTAAAAGCATTCAGCGCCTGTTGCTTCTGGTCCAGGTTCAGGTAAGATTGAGCCAGGTGATAATAGGCATTTTGAGCGATCGCGTTTTGCCCGTCTATGATCTTGTTGAATTCATTGATCGCGGCTTCAAAATCGCCCTGCTTGTAATAAGCATATCCAAGCTGGTAATAATCGGTATTGTTCCATTTTCCGCGCATGCCGCCATATTCTTTTAAATACGGAATGGCCTGGTCATATTGTCCTAAATTGAAATAGCTTTCCCCGATGATCTTGTTCAGTTGGGATTTTTCCTGCGGATTGGACTTCGGAAGATTCTCCAGTCCCTGATCGATCGCTTTTTGGAAATTTCCTAGCTTGAAATTCATATCTGCCTGGAAATAGGAAAGGTCTTCAGAATAACGCTGATTTCCTTTCACTTCTTCAAAGTATTCATTCGCCGATTCATAATCGTCGCCTTCGTAAGCGATGTAGCCTAAATAATATTTTGCCTGCGCTCCATACTCTTTGGAATCACGAACCTTATTGAAATAAGTTTCCGCCTTTTCCTTATCATTCGAACGGAAATAAGCATACCCGTTATTGAAGTAGAAGCGTTCACGGTCCTTTCGGCTCATTGCCTTTTCGTCCACGCGGTCGTACCATCTCCGTGCAAGCGGATATTTTCCGGTTTTAAAATAATAATCGGCCACATCTAAATAAGCCGAATTGGTCTTGGTGCTGGTAGGATAACGGGTCACAAAATCTTCCATCAGGTCATCGGCCCCGGGCTGGTTCAGCCTTACTGCAGCATTGGCGATGTAATATGCACAGTCGCCTTTGATCTTTTCGTCTTCGGTATTGTCTTTCACCTTATCAAAAAGGTTCTGGGCAGCGAGGAACTGCTCATTATTGTACAATTCCAGCGCCCGGTTGAAGTCGACCAGCTCATGGGTATAAGCCGCCGATTGCTGTGCCAGTGCGGTAAACGAAAGAGAAATAAAAAAGACCAGCAGGTAAGCTTTCTTAATTGTCATTTATTGCGTTTTAGATTGGAATTCAAAGATAAATTAATGCGCTAACCTATAACGTGCATTAAGTTCTATAATTATGTTAACGAAGAAAAAAGTGTGCCAGGCATTTTTGAAATCTGTATTTTTGAAAATACCTTTACAATCCTAATCCAAAAATAATTCATGTCTCAACCTGTCCTGGAATTAAAGAACGCGGCGATCTACCAGCGTGAAAGTCTGATCTTATCTGAAGTTGATGTTACCGTAAATAAAGGTGATTTTGTATACCTTATCGGGAAGACGGGAACCGGGAAAAGCAGTTTCATGAAAACACTGTATGGCGACCTGCCGCTGAAAGAAGGAGAGGGCCATATTGTGGATTATAACCTCAGAACTTTAAAGGAAAAAGACATCCCGTTCTTACGTCGAAAATTGGGCGTGGTCTTCCAGGATTTTAAATTGCTCACAGACCGTACGGTGAAAGACAACCTGCTTTTTGTGCTGAAAGCTACCGGCTGGAAGAACAAAAGCGAGATGGATCATCGTATAGACGAGGTGCTGGACAAGGTTGGAATGAAAACCAAAGGTTTCAAATATCCTTACCAGCTTTCTGGTGGGGAACAGCAGCGTGTGGCCATAGCCCGCGCTCTACTGAACAAACCCGAACTCATTCTGGCTGATGAGCCTACCGGAAACCTAGATCCCCAAACTTCCGTGGAAGTGATGGAAGTGTTGCAGGAGATCAGTAAAAACGGAAATACCATTCTCATGGCCACCCATGATTACGCCCTGTTGCTGAAATACCCTTCAAAAACCCTGAAATGTGACGGGCAACGAGTATTTGAAGTCGTACAGAAATCGGTTTAATAGCATACTGCCCTGCCGGTTTCTATGGCGGGAAACTTTCTTTTTCCTAAATTGTGATCATCATCTACTGAATTTATGGAAATACTGGGAATAGACATCGGAGGTTCGAGCCTGAAAGGCGGACTGGTTAACATTAAAACCGGAGAAATTAACGGTGATACCCATCGCATCACTACCCCCAATTCCCGTAAACCCGAAGATATTGCTCAAAGCGTGGATGAAATGCTCGATCATTTCAATTATTCGGGATTGGTAGGCTGCGGTTTCCCAAGCATCATCAAGAATGGGGTGTGCAAGCATCCCGGCAATCTTCATGCAGACTGGGTGGGAGTTTCCGTAGATAAATTATTCCAGGAAGTCACCGGCCAGGCATTTACCATGCTCAACGATGCCGATGCCGCCGGAATTGCGGAAATGAGATTTGGTGCCGGGCAAAATGAAAAAGGCCTCGTGGTTACGATTACCGTGGGAACGGGCCTCGGAAGTGGCGCTTACCTCAATGGCGAGCTCATTCCGAATTTCGAACTGGGACAGATCCCCTACAAGGAATTCATCAAAATTGAAGACTGGGCGGCTTCCTCCATCAAGACTTCACAGAATCTCAGTTACGAGGAATGGGGAAAAAGGTTTGATACGTTTCTCAACTACATCCAGCGAATTATTTGTCCCGATCTCCTTATCATTGGCGGCGGAATTTCAAACGACTGGGACAAATTCGTACATTTTCTCAACCAGGACGTGCGAATGATCCCGGCAAAACTTCGGAATGATTCCGGAATTATCGGCGCTGCTGTAGCGGCTGCCGAAAAAGTGGAATATTGATAGATAGTACCAAAAAACGTGAACGGCCTGTGATATTTGAATTCCAGTGCTGATATTCTTGCTTTCGAAAGGATTTTAAATTGTCTTCCTGAAGTATGGCCTATTTTCAGGAATCTTTTTTTTGTTCATCTTTTACTATCTCCGGAAATGGAAGCTAGTGTACTTTTAAAGAAGATGACTTTATTTTGAACATTTCAGCTGTGGATTCGGTAATTATTGTATGAATAAATGTGTAAAAATTTTATTGCTTTTCCTGCTCCTCTCCAGCTGTTCCGTATTCAATAGAAAGCGATCGGTTTGTTTGAATGTGGTTGGATTACCTTCTGAAATAACCATCGAAAAGGAGAAGATTCAAAATCGGTCCCAAAACGGATGGCTGGAAGGTCTCGTTTTAAACCGGGAAGATTCGCTTCCGCTAGAAAATGCATCCATTAAAATTATTCAAGAAGAAGCGCTTTTGTACCAGCAAGCAACCGATTCGCTTGGAAGGTTTCAATTGGAAATTCCAGCGGGCACCTATCAAATTACAGTGTATAGAGACTTTTTCAGAATTGTAAAAGACAGCCTGCTTGTACTTGCCGGGCAAAAAATTCTAATCAGTGCATACCTTGGAAATGAAGATTTGGATATCTTCTACGAAACCCGCTCAGCCGGTTTATTGAAGAAGCAAATCAAACTGCAAAACCAGAAACGAAAAACACACTATTTCAGCAACTGATTTTCAGAAATTGTTATTCAGGATCAAGGCTACTTTAAGCTATTTCCGCTTCCAGGAAGGAAGAAAAATCTTTTAAATCGATTCCAAAACGAATTCCTAAGTGGTTTCCGGTTTTCTCTTGTTGATGAAAAGATAGTAAAAATTAACAGCCAGAATTGCCACGTTGGTGATAATGACCGGCCAGGAGCCCAATAATATTCCGTAGGCGATAAAAAAGCTGCAACCTACGCTGTTCACGTAACGCAGGGTGATGATGTTGCGCATAAAGAAAGAGATCATCACAAAAAACGAGGCGAGGTAGCCAATCCATTCAGTCAGAGTAATTCCTACAAATTCCATTCGGTAAAAATCATTAAAAAGCCCGCCCGAAGGCAGGCTTAGTCAGTATTATTTCAACAATGTTAGATCGCTTTGGATCTTTTTCTTTCGTTCTCTGTCAATAAAACCTTTCTTAGTCTCAGGTGGTTTGGAGTAACTTCCACATACTCATCTTTCTGAATATATTCCAAAGCTTCTTCCAGAGAAAACTTGATCGCCGGAACGATCTTCGCTTTTTCATCGGCTCCTGAAGAACGTACGTTCGAAAGTTTTTTCGTTTTCGTGATATTCACCACCATATCATCCTGGCGTGAGTTCTCACCGATAACCTGCCCTTCGTAAATATCCTCTCCCGGATCCACGAAGAATCTTCCACGGTCCTGAAGTTTATCGATAGAATAAGGAATTGCCTTACCTTTTTCCATAGAAACCAAAGAACCATTCTGGCGCTCCGGAATTCCACCTTTGATTGGCTGGTATTCTTTATATCGGTGAGCCATGATCGCTTCACCGGCAGTAGCCGTAAGCAACTGGTTTCTCAAACCAATGATTCCTCTTGAAGGAATGATGAACTGGATATTCATACGATCACCGCGAGCTTCCATACTCAACATCTCCCCTTTTCTCATGGTCACCATTTCCACGGCCTTACCAGAAACATCTTCCGGAAGATCGATCGTAAGCTCTTCAACCGGCTCACATTTCACTCCGTCAATTTCCTTAATGATCACCTGAGGCTGACCGATCTGCAATTCATAACCTTCACGACGCATAGTTTCGATCAAAACAGATAAATGCAGTACCCCACGGCCATAAACCATGAATTTATCGGCGCTATCGGTTTCCTCCACTCTAAGAGCCAGGTTTTTCTCCAATTCCTTGATCAAACGTTCCTTTATGTGACGGGAAGTCACGAATTTTCCGTCTTTTCCGAAGAAAGGAGAATCGTTAATCGTGAAAAGCATACTCATCGTAGGCTCATCGATCGCGATGGTCTTCAATCCTTCAGGGTTTTCGATATCGGCCACAGTATCACCAATTTCGAATCCTTCCAGACCAACGATCGCACAGATATCACCGGCTTCCACCTGCTCAACCTTACGGCGACCAAGACCTTCAAAAATATGTAGTTCTTTAATTTTAGATTTCTTGATGCTACCATCACGTTTCACCAAAGAAACCTGCTGGTTTTCCTTAAGGATACCTCTTTGCAGTCTACCAATCGCGATACGACCGGTAAAAGAAGAGAAATCCAGGGAAGTGATCAACATCTGCGGTGTTCCGTCTTTAGAAACTTTTGGCTCAGGGATGTGTTCCAAAACCATATCCAGAAGCGGCTCAATATTTTCAGTCTGATCCTGCCAGTCTTCGCTCATCCAGTTGTTTTTTGCCGAACCATAAACGGTTGGGAAATCCAGCTGCCACTCTTCTGCACCCAGTTCGAACATGAGGTCAAAAACCTTTTCATGAACCTCGTCTGGAGTACAGTTTTCCTTATCAACTTTATTGATCACCACACATGGCTTCAATCCAAGATCGATCGCCTTCTGCAATACGAAACGCGTTTGAGGCATAGGCCCTTCAAAAGCATCAACCAAAAGAAGCACACCATCTGCCATATTCAATACACGCTCTACCTCACCACCAAAATCGGCGTGACCAGGAGTATCGATAATATTGATCTTCGTGTCTTTATACGTAACCGAAACGTTCTTGGAAGTAATGGTAATACCTCTTTCGCGTTCCAGGTCATTGTTATCAAGAATAAGTTCTCCGGTACTTTCGTTATCGCGGAAAAGCTGACAGTGGTACATAATCTTATCAACCAGGGTAGTTTTCCCGTGGTCAACGTGTGCAATAATTGCGATGTTTCTAATAGATGACATATAGCCCATTTTTTCAGGCTGCAAATGTACAGCTATTTTTTGCTATTCCATCTATTTCTGAAATTATATTTAATCAATTGATTTAAAACTACTTAAGATTTAAAATTTTCAGAAAGAAGAGTACCAGATAGACCACCGCAGCCAAAAGCAGGACATAAATCTGCCAGCCAATGCCCGCGCGCCAGTATAGAAATAGCGCTAAAGCAATGACCATGAAGAAACTAACCAGGTAAAAAGAAGCCTTATTACTGCTCATCTGCCGAAGGCCCGTAGGATGATGGCACCGAAATATCCAACAACCTGAAATATACCCCCAGCTGAGCACGATGGTGCGGGAACTGGTTCATCACAACCGTTTGCAAAGTTTGCAGCTTGGGCATTTCAAAAACAGTCTCCTCACCCTTGGTCATTTTC contains the following coding sequences:
- the ppgK gene encoding polyphosphate--glucose phosphotransferase; this encodes MEILGIDIGGSSLKGGLVNIKTGEINGDTHRITTPNSRKPEDIAQSVDEMLDHFNYSGLVGCGFPSIIKNGVCKHPGNLHADWVGVSVDKLFQEVTGQAFTMLNDADAAGIAEMRFGAGQNEKGLVVTITVGTGLGSGAYLNGELIPNFELGQIPYKEFIKIEDWAASSIKTSQNLSYEEWGKRFDTFLNYIQRIICPDLLIIGGGISNDWDKFVHFLNQDVRMIPAKLRNDSGIIGAAVAAAEKVEY
- the typA gene encoding translational GTPase TypA, translated to MSSIRNIAIIAHVDHGKTTLVDKIMYHCQLFRDNESTGELILDNNDLERERGITITSKNVSVTYKDTKINIIDTPGHADFGGEVERVLNMADGVLLLVDAFEGPMPQTRFVLQKAIDLGLKPCVVINKVDKENCTPDEVHEKVFDLMFELGAEEWQLDFPTVYGSAKNNWMSEDWQDQTENIEPLLDMVLEHIPEPKVSKDGTPQMLITSLDFSSFTGRIAIGRLQRGILKENQQVSLVKRDGSIKKSKIKELHIFEGLGRRKVEQVEAGDICAIVGLEGFEIGDTVADIENPEGLKTIAIDEPTMSMLFTINDSPFFGKDGKFVTSRHIKERLIKELEKNLALRVEETDSADKFMVYGRGVLHLSVLIETMRREGYELQIGQPQVIIKEIDGVKCEPVEELTIDLPEDVSGKAVEMVTMRKGEMLSMEARGDRMNIQFIIPSRGIIGLRNQLLTATAGEAIMAHRYKEYQPIKGGIPERQNGSLVSMEKGKAIPYSIDKLQDRGRFFVDPGEDIYEGQVIGENSRQDDMVVNITKTKKLSNVRSSGADEKAKIVPAIKFSLEEALEYIQKDEYVEVTPNHLRLRKVLLTENERKRSKAI
- a CDS encoding YgjV family protein — translated: MEFVGITLTEWIGYLASFFVMISFFMRNIITLRYVNSVGCSFFIAYGILLGSWPVIITNVAILAVNFYYLFINKRKPETT
- a CDS encoding carboxypeptidase-like regulatory domain-containing protein, whose translation is MNKCVKILLLFLLLSSCSVFNRKRSVCLNVVGLPSEITIEKEKIQNRSQNGWLEGLVLNREDSLPLENASIKIIQEEALLYQQATDSLGRFQLEIPAGTYQITVYRDFFRIVKDSLLVLAGQKILISAYLGNEDLDIFYETRSAGLLKKQIKLQNQKRKTHYFSN